A window of Luteitalea sp. contains these coding sequences:
- a CDS encoding DJ-1/PfpI family protein, which produces MPTSILIVTGDAGESYECLYARHRLLEAGLAPVIAAPSRRRLHLVIHDFEEGWDTYVERPGYGADADTTLDDVRVDDHQAVLVLGGRAPEYLRHDPRVLDLVRAFDRQEKWIFGICHGVPTAPRTSQRTSRPADCQSARTLDPRQQISSFEVMASAPRFTSLCEAMGRYRRDLSRHRPRPSTPTA; this is translated from the coding sequence GTGCCCACCTCCATTCTGATCGTCACAGGCGACGCGGGCGAGAGCTACGAGTGTCTCTACGCACGGCACCGACTGCTCGAAGCGGGACTCGCGCCGGTCATCGCAGCACCGAGCCGGCGACGGCTGCACCTCGTGATTCACGACTTCGAGGAAGGGTGGGACACGTACGTCGAGCGTCCTGGCTACGGCGCAGACGCCGACACGACGTTGGACGACGTGCGCGTGGATGATCATCAAGCGGTGCTGGTGCTCGGCGGTCGCGCGCCGGAGTACCTGCGGCACGACCCGCGCGTCCTCGACCTTGTCCGGGCATTCGACCGCCAGGAGAAGTGGATCTTCGGTATCTGCCACGGCGTGCCGACGGCACCGCGAACTTCACAGCGGACCTCGAGGCCGGCAGACTGCCAATCGGCACGGACGCTCGACCCACGCCAGCAAATCAGCTCTTTCGAGGTCATGGCCTCGGCGCCGAGATTCACATCGTTGTGCGAAGCCATGGGCCGATATCGCCGGGATCTGTCACGACACAGACCACGACCTTCGACCCCGACTGCATGA